In Miscanthus floridulus cultivar M001 chromosome 5, ASM1932011v1, whole genome shotgun sequence, one genomic interval encodes:
- the LOC136453371 gene encoding peroxidase 27-like, which produces MALRLLLLLVVVAAVSSCRPGRADPAMSVLPGLPVAGLAVGFYNESCPQVEDLVLAETRSLVEKDKTIGPALLRFMFHDCLVRGCDASIMLISRNETGERDAIPSYGLRGYEEIEQIKAKVEDACPLTVSCADIIVMAARDAVYLSNGPRYAVEAGRRDGKVSAEYDANNDLPPPSSTIVDLKTYFSFKGLGWKDLVVLSGSHTIGRAQCSTFASDRLYNYSGHVGQDPSLNKAYAAQLREVCEPGVANDDTMVEMDPGSPYTFDLSYYRDVRSNRGLFSSDQALLDDPWTRAYVERMAAASASPDEFFDDYAAAMTNMGRIEVLTGDNGEIRKVCAAHVD; this is translated from the exons ATGGCATtgaggctgctgctgctgctggtggtcgTGGCGGCCGTCTCGAGCTGCCGGCCGGGCCGCGCGGACCCCGCGATGAGCGTGCTGCCGGGCCTCCCCGTCGCCGGCCTCGCGGTGGGGTTCTACAACGAGTCGTGCCCGCAGGTCGAGGACCTGGTGCTCGCCGAGACGCGGAGCCTCGTCGAGAAGGACAAGACCATCGGGCCGGCGCTGCTGCGGTTCATGTTCCACGACTGCCTCGTCCGG GGCTGCGACGCGTCGATCATGCTCATCTCGCGGAACGAGACCGGGGAGAGGGACGCCATCCCGAGCTACGGCCTCCGCGGCTACGAGGAGATCGAGCAGATCAAGGCCAAGGTGGAGGACGCGTGCCCGCTGACCGTGTCGTGCGCGGACATCATCGTCATGGCGGCCCGGGACGCCGTGTACCTG AGCAACGGGCCGCGGTATGCTGTAGAGGCCGGCCGCCGCGACGGCAAGGTGTCCGCGGAGTACGACGCCAACAACGACCTCCCGCCCCCATCCTCCACAATCGTCGACCTCAAGACCTACTTCAGTTTCAAGGGCTTGGGGTGGAAGGACCTCGTCGTCCTATCAGGAAGCCACACGATCGGGAGGGCGCAGTGCTCCACGTTCGCGTCGGACCGGCTGTACAACTACAGCGGGCACGTGGGGCAGGACCCGTCGCTGAACAAGGCGTACGCGGCGCAGCTGCGGGAGGTGTGCGAGCCGGGCGTCGCCAACGACGACACCATGGTGGAGATGGACCCGGGCAGCCCCTACACCTTCGACCTGAGCTACTACCGCGACGTGCGCAGCAACAGGGGCCTCTTCAGCTCGGACCAGGCCCTCCTCGACGACCCGTGGACCAGGGCGTACGTGGAGCGGATGGCCGCCGCGTCGGCGTCGCCCGACGAGTTCTTCGACGACTACGCGGCcgccatgaccaacatgggccgGATCGAGGTGCTCACGGGCGACAACGGGGAGATCAGGAAGGTCTGCGCCGCGCATGTTGACTAG